GATAGGCGAATATCGCATCGACCCCCTCGCGAACGAGGCACTCGACAACAGAATCGGCACCGTTCATTTCACGGCCAATTTCAGGTTGCGGGAACGCGGAGGGCGAGGTTGTGGATTTCATTGATGGAAGTGGAGACGGAAAGGGTAAAAACTACTTGTCGCGCCGCCGGCTGGCAAGGGTGAAAACGGGGTCGCAAAGCCTGCCATCGCAAACGGTGGGGGAAAAGCGCGTGCCTCAAAAACCGGGTCATCGTGTCGTCGTGCCGTCTCGTTTGAAAAATGAAAAAGCCGCACGGTGAAGTGCGGCTGAGACATGCTGAATATCGGGAGCGGATCAGCGGGCTTTCTCGAAATTGCGCTGGGCTGCATCCCAGTCGACGACGTTCCAGAACGCTGTGATGTAGTCGGGACGACGATTCTGATAGTTCAGGTAGTAGGCGTGCTCCCAGACATCGAGTCCGATCACCGGCCTGCCCTCCAAGCCGGCAACAGCCTTGCCCATGAGCGGGCTGTCCTGGTTGGCGGTCGAGCCCACAGTGAGTTTCTTGTCCGCGCCGACGACGAGCCAGGCCCAGCCGGAACCGAAGCGAGTGGAGGCCGCCTTGGCGAATTCAGCCTTGAAGTTGTCGAAACTGCCGAACGCCGCGTTGATGGCGTCGGCCAGCCCGCCCTTGGGGGATCCTCCCTTGCCCGGACCAAGGATGGTCCAGAAGAAGGAGTGGTTGCTGTGACCGCCGGCATTGTTGCGGACGGCACCGCGGATGTTGTCCGGCACCTTGGATAGATCGGCGATCAATGCATCGACCGGCAGGGCGGCGAGCGCGGCGTGATCCTTGAGTGCATTGTTGGCGTTGGTGATGTAGGCCTGATGGTGTTTCGTATGATGGATCTCCATCGTCTTCGCGTCGATGTGCGGCGCGAGGGCGTCATACGCATAAGGCAGTTTGGGAAGTTCGTAGGCCATTGAGTATTCCTTTCTTTGTTTCGTAACGTGTGATCTGACAAAGCAGAGGAAAACAGTAGCGGACGCGAAAGCAGTCGTCAACCGGCATGCGCGGATTAGGCGTCCGCCGAATCCGCCTCGGCCAACTTTGCATCGCGGCGCTTGACCTGGAAAAACGCCTGGAGCAGCGACCGGCATTCCGGCTCGAGCACGCCACCCGAAGTCAATTCGACATGGTGATTCACCTTGGGCAGATCGTTGAGGTTTGTCGCGCCGCCCAGGCATCCCATCCTGGGGTCCGGCACCGCGAAGCAGACGCGTTTCACACGCGACATCAGCATGGCGCCGGAACACATGGGGCAGGGCTCCTTGGTCACATAGACGGTGGCGCCGTCGAGCCTCCAGTCGCCGAGTGCGGCGGCGGCCTGCGTGAGAGCGAGCATCTCTGCGTGTGCCGTGGGATCCTTTGCGCCCTCGACGGTGTTGTGTGACGAGGCGACAATTGTGCCATGGTGTTCAATCACGCACCCGATCGGCACCTCGTCCTCGCGCCAGGCATCGATGGCCGCGTTGAACGCGAGGCTCATGAAGTAAACGTCATCCCTGACGAGTTCCGAAGGGAATCGCTTTTCGAAAGGACACGGGCGGGAGGCTTCGATTTTGGCCATGGAACCTGAATTCTGCTTATGCACTTCGTCAGGCGGACTGTGTCAGCAGCGCCTTGAAGCCAGGCTGTTTCAAGGGTTGATGACGGTCTGTGAGACTGGAATCAGTGGGTGGCATTCCCATGAACTCCATGGCTCTTCGGCTGCTTTGCACGTTCATTCGCAGCCGGGCCGCTGTCGCGCGGCGGGAGGCAGTGTGAGAAAAAGTTCCTCGACGCGAGACCTGGCCCAGGGCGTCTGTCGAAGAAACGTGAGGCTGGACTTGATGGACGGATTGTTCCGGAAACAGCGGATCGGCACTGCCTCCGCCATGCGTTTCCAGCCGAGATTCCGCTCAAGCGATTCCACCACATGCCTTAGGGTGACGCCATGCAGCGGATCAGCTGGATGCCTCCTTGAGGCGATTGAATCTGTCGGCTGACTGTTCATGGGTAAGTGTACGTACCTCGGTGATGGTTCAGGTATACCGCGGAGACGGTTGAAATCGGTGGCACATCGTGCGATGGTGGGTGTCGAAAGCTTGTAACCCCTCGATCCCATGAAAAGCCACCC
Above is a genomic segment from Opitutaceae bacterium containing:
- a CDS encoding superoxide dismutase [Mn] (SodA; manganese binding; only present under aerobic conditions; destroys free radicals), coding for MAYELPKLPYAYDALAPHIDAKTMEIHHTKHHQAYITNANNALKDHAALAALPVDALIADLSKVPDNIRGAVRNNAGGHSNHSFFWTILGPGKGGSPKGGLADAINAAFGSFDNFKAEFAKAASTRFGSGWAWLVVGADKKLTVGSTANQDSPLMGKAVAGLEGRPVIGLDVWEHAYYLNYQNRRPDYITAFWNVVDWDAAQRNFEKAR
- a CDS encoding nucleoside deaminase, which produces MAKIEASRPCPFEKRFPSELVRDDVYFMSLAFNAAIDAWREDEVPIGCVIEHHGTIVASSHNTVEGAKDPTAHAEMLALTQAAAALGDWRLDGATVYVTKEPCPMCSGAMLMSRVKRVCFAVPDPRMGCLGGATNLNDLPKVNHHVELTSGGVLEPECRSLLQAFFQVKRRDAKLAEADSADA
- a CDS encoding DUF2132 domain-containing protein, with translation MNSQPTDSIASRRHPADPLHGVTLRHVVESLERNLGWKRMAEAVPIRCFRNNPSIKSSLTFLRQTPWARSRVEELFLTLPPAARQRPGCE